The genomic segment tatgcataatatctATTGGTGGGgccaccaaaaaaataaagtgtaaaaagcagggaaacttaaaataaaggggatgtaaaactgaggttttactgtataaatattttatttcttagaaATGTAATGGTCCTAACCAGGAAACACCATCGTCAGGGAGAATAAGGTCTGAAAGCTGGCTGAGCATACAGGTGTCAGATCCAATTTACAAGCCTGGATTCCTTTCTGCAGCGGCCCGAGGCTGCGTCGCGCCGAAGAGTCCTAGCGCCCATCGTCGTGCCGCAGGGTCCAAGCGCCCACCAGTTTTCACACGTGCATGCATGCATCAGAGTGCAGGTGATTAGCGCTTTTTAGAATACGGCTGGACAGCATGCCGCACCCAAAGTCTTGAAGAAAcacaccaccagttgcaggattggtgaactacaggtgtgcggtaggagaaattacattgcacCCAaagtcttgccgccctaggccgagcctttgtggcctcaccacaaatctgggcctgccaatTTATCAGTACCGTAACTAGGCACGCCCCCCCACCTCACTCCGAACACGTTTTTTTGCCCGGAATCAGTGGTgcgccctgagggggtgcaggtcctggcccaatcgcaccccctgctcccccggtagttccaccactgcaaTTGATTGTATAAAACCTGTACAAGACCGGAGTACAGTGCTGGACTGGCCCTCCGCAATACCAGGAAAAATCTTGGCTGGTGCATTCTGGCCGTGCTGTAGCCACCTGGATGGAAGTACTGTACAtggcctcaacaggttttagcatgagcattttctgattcagatttttagcagctttgggtatGATAAACCTCAATAAAtcaaattgaggtttaataaatgggcccctaagtcagTTGTGCCCTTAGTCTGAACTTTATCATTGCATGGCAGTTGTGAAGGCAGTCAACCCTGGCTCAGTTTATTCACCAGATACTTAACATGAGGAGCAGGCAGCAGTAGTAGCCAGTCAGATTTAGAGCCCATTGAGTTTGCCTCATGCTGCACCACCCTGGTATCAGCATACACGTATGGGAAAGAACTCTGACCAGTGTTTAAAGGGACCCCTGCACAGTAGTGGTtaatatctcccaacatttacCAATAGCAAATAGAAGGAATTTTGGGTATGCCCAATATCAAATCTGCAATTATAACAAGAATTATACTGTAACTCAAAATtcataagaatatattttttagtccaaatcacattttaaaaagcttttacatACTGATCCCAATGACACCTGTcatggggtcagtatgtaaaaGTTTTTTAATATGTTGACTCTGTTGACTGGTCCATTTTTTGACTGGCGGTTACATTCCCATACATATTAAATCTCCACCAGTCCTGGGTGTGCTTAATCTGCTTCTGAAACAGTGTCTTCTTTCACTCTGACTTTGTTACTGTGGGCTTCTTGGGGGTCACGCTGACCCTATTCGGTATTTATTTGCTCTGCACCCCTGCACATCCTCTTTTAAATTAACTGACATCCATCTTGCACCATCATAATATGCCCAAACATGTTTCTTTATGTTTTAGGGTCTGTTAATGaagtctcaatattttcttaGGGTGagtttattatgctccaaagctgctaaaaatctgaatctgaagatACTCCAGTTAAAAGCTGTccaagtcatgtaaaagtcaatggcagatgtctctttgataatttgaagatgtttcttgccttcgtGATCTTTGAGTTTTTCGGGCGTCAAATTGAAAATGTCTCAAGATTCAATcgtcaaattgaaaaagttggAGGATTCGATTTGGCGCACTATTTTTCAAGACTTTTCCGATCTGAATTaggtaaatttgtggatgggagttgggTGCACTTTGTTTTAATGGTAAACATTTGAatcttagtaaataccccccttagtgtTGGAACTGGCAGTAGCTTCACTAAGGACCCACTGGGCCTCAGGCCATGATTTAAACTGTGTCCCCATTTGGGCCACTTCCCTGTAAAGAGTTTTTCTGCACATGGACGGGGCTGTGTGTTTAGAAAATAAAGCCCCAGATGCGCCCCCTATGATTCAGCTATCTCTGTGATGGTGAAATgaacagaaatatataaaataacaattatgttatatatatatggtttgttCTGTCAGACCAGTTAGacgtttttattttcattctgtcCTGCCCTTTTTTGGTTTCCCTGGTAATTAATCTTGCGTAGGAAAGAGATGGCACCTTTTCACCTAACATCTGTTGCAAAGAAACCGACTCGGCTTCCGGAGGGCTGTGTTTGCTGCTTCCCTTGTAGGTAGTCAAATCAGTGCGGGGATGATGAAGACTGTGTCTCTTTCATgtttatagaaaaacattttttttattgttttctttacatgTTTATTTGTGGGCTCCAAAATCTGGTGATTTGCTTTAACTGAATTAAAGTACCAGGGTGTATTTCCCCTTAAAATAACTGATAGCTCAATTACTGTAGAGTAGAATTTAATGTATAGAGTATGGTACATACTGTACCTTCATTTTTGTATTACCCTTAGGAAGTTTACTATATAATGATATCAACCTTGCAGTATCACGCTTGCTTAAGTCTCCATTGTCACAAGTTCCTTCCTTATTGCTTACTTTAGTTGTCTAGTAGTTTTATCTACCTTTTTCAAGAGGCCACCTGGGGGCAATGGTGGATCTTGGGTGTGGTTCACTGATATCAGATACATGGCCAGCCAATAAACAGCTGGGTATGGTTTTCTGTAATTATAGTCATACCTcggaacattttgaaaataaaaagagggagaaaaagttTTGCTGCTGCACGCACCACGGTTCTGCGGAATACTTTGACCATGCCCTAATTACCACGTCCATTAGAGTGATACCATTGTACTACACCACTATAGATATTTCCCTTCACTTATActgctcagcaggaacagtctgtaGTTTGCTTATACCCTGTATGGACATTATACCAGTGTGTACATATATTCTACtttattaagcacatttttaGCAGGAAAGGTTTCTGTAGCTTGTGCTTAAGAGAAAAAGTTACTTATCCTGCCCCAGGAAGTGTGAGCCATTCTAATAACTTTAACGAGGCTTACATAAAGCCAAGGCCTCCATCTGCTCCACCTGGTGTTTCTCCAATATGCAAGGGAGTGCAGGCTGTACGTTTTAGGTTTCTAATTAATTTATGCTTGAAGGCCATGCTGTTTACAACAGAGCAGACAAACAGACCAAGCCTACCATATCAAATCCAAACTGACCTTTCAGATTGTAATTTATTGTCTGTGACCTACCACCATGGAAAGAGTTTGGTGCATTGCTCCCCCAAGTGGCCATGTCATTcaagtgcaatattttttttctagtgcaGCATAGAAATGGATTTCTGCCCAGCCTTCCTTTAATTTCTTCTGCAGATGTTGGGTTCCTATGTTGGGGGTTACTTTTGTTGAGTAATAATCACATGATGACATTATTGCACTGTAGACATAATGTGTCTGTGACATAATTGGCAATGTGTAATTATTGCACACTCAGTTGTACAGACAGTAAGTTTAGGCGTTTGGTACTGGTAAAAAATAAGGCACAGTGCCAGGATTTATTGATGACAGATTCCTTTATTCTAGCAGAGAGTGAACGCCAGAGTTCCATTCCAGTTGGCTGTATGGTTACAGGGTGTGGGTTGCGGCAGGAGCGGCTGTGCTGTCCTTAGTGCTGGACACGGCGGATGGATTGGATTTGGTTGGTGGGAGCCTGAGTGCTGAATTCATTATAGTTCCTGTATTCCCCGGTGTGCCTGTCTCTCTCCAGCACGTACTGGTAACCTCTATAGCCAGGGTACTGGTATGCAACCCAGCTGCAGGGCATTAATAGACAAATGGTCATTATAAATGATTTGGGAAACTAACAGATCCTTGGGCACTTTTAACTAGAACTACAAACCAACAAGAGAGCTGGGAAATGAGTAGAATGAAGTTCTTCTGGCCAGGTGCCCTCATTACTTGTCTGTCTCCCTGTATTTGTATGACTGCCTTAGCAAAGAAATTTCACATCTCAGCAATTTATTTTAGCAGTCCCACAATAAGTTGAGTGGCCAATAAATGAACAAATGGCAACTTAAAGATTTCTACTCACGCTCCAGAGTTGACTTTCATGGAGGACACTTCTTTGGAGCACCAGCCCATGGCCTGCAGTGAAGGGTAATCATCACAGATCTCAAACTTGCGACCCTGGAAATTATCTGCCTCGTAAATGGTTATTTTACTGTCACTGTGGTTCTGGAGGATAAACAAAAGAGGTGGAAGCAGTTAAAagcagggtgctgggagttctaATACTGAAGGGAAACAGGTTTTACTGTTATCATCTCTTgatactatacctgttatccaaaagCCACAGTCcgttcccaaagactattatcacactgttactatagtcaccatctctcctactatacctgctattcccccaaccagtcccttcccagagactattatcccactgttactttaggcaccatctctccctactataccagcgaTCCCACaaccactgtcccttcccagagacattattccactgctactataggcaccatctctccctactatacctgctatcccacggtccCTTGCCAGAGGCTATTTTCCCACTGCTACAATATGTAATGAACCCATAAGTAGTGAAACGAGAACACACGGGCTAGTAACATGCAAAATTAGCTTACGGCACTTTTCACAGATCGGAAGGACAGAAGGTGCTCAGTTCTGTAGCCACTGTTTCCGCTCCATGCCTCCCATCGGGGGTAATCTCCTTTCTCTAGGATAAATTGCTGCCCCTGGAACTCAGGGTATTCAAATCCTACCCATCTGTTAAACAAAGGGAGGCACAGTAAGGTGGCATAATGAGCCAGGAACAttcaaataacaaaacaataaccCCTTGCTGATGACGAGCAATAACGGGGTACAGACAGGGGGGAGAAGGGGTACAACTGGTATAGACATTTGTGATATTTAGAAGGATCAGGAACCTGCTTCTCTTTTTCAGAACAAATCCATTACATATAATTTTCCTAAGCATATAATGTTAAATGGCCTGCATTTTTAATGGTTGAGATCACTTGGGAtaagtaaataattatttgcataaGTTCTATTATGAACCACACCCCTGGAAAAATAATatacacagacatacagtatagctGCCCATTGTCAGCTTATTTGATTGCTTTACAAAGCTTTCCCTGTTCAATTTAGTCTGAAACAAACTCTCTCCTTCCACTTCTAACCATGGGAGAGGGAGCGGCCCATGAAAAATAACTTCTTTCCCATGGTCAAAAGTTGAAGGGAAATTTGCATCAGGGAAAAGCACCAGGGAAAGCTTTGTTAAGCAGTTGGATAATGCCCTCTAGTGGTCAATAATTAAGTAACCTGCTTTAAACTTCTCATAGAGATCAACACAGCACATCCCTTTCTCAGCTGCTCCAGTCTATTTGTACATGTGGCAGAGCGTGTAATGATGCAACAGTGGTCCTGCATGAATTCCCCCTCCCCATAAAAAAGAGTTTACTCTTAGGTCCCAATAAATTGACCCATATGTAGTTGCAAAATGCACTGTAAATAACTGTAAATTGCAAATTAGCTTGTAGGAGGCATGGGCAGACTGCATGCTCTGAGCTCATGCTTAAGTCTCAGCATCCAATGACAGCCACAGAAAGGTTTATGATCAAGTCTGGATTTTTGTGATGCCACATAGACCTTGGTGTAAGGTGTTATTTGGGCTGGCACTGTCCACTGCTGCGCATGCAAGAGGATGCATCATGGATTCACCATTAACAGCTTTTTAATAAGCTTTTTTCTTTACAGAGAATGTGCCTAGGGTGAAATTTGGATCCACAGGATGTTGAAGGCAGAAGAGGGAGTGCTAGAGCACATTGTTACTGCAGTTTAAGAACTACTTTATGGAGTCAGCTTCCTGAATATGGGGCCCCCAGTACACAGTCCCTCTAGGTGATTTAGTGATTGGTAGGGATAATTCACACTCACGGGCCGTTTTCCACCTTAATGGAGCGAATTCGTTGGAAACCTCTCTCCATGATGTTGGGGCACTCAAGGTGGAACTCACATCTCTTCCCTTGGAAGTTCTCCTCCTCCCAGACAGTCATTTTCCACTGGCCCTGGGTCTCCATGGGATGGCTGGTCATTGTGCTTCTCTGCAAAAGTAATATTACAGAGCGGAGAGAACTTGAGGTGCTTGTGAAAGTGTCTGCACAATGGGGCTTCTCAAAGCAGCAGTTGTACCCAGATGCAATAACACGTATAGCAGAGAATGAGGGAGACAGTGAGACAAGATCAAAGATAGAGACAGaagaataagatggagacagtagaataagatgaagactgtaggacaagggggagacagtagggcatatGGTGACAATAAGGCAAGTGTTGCTCATTCTGCGGCCATTCAGTAAACTTTCAGCACCCACCAAAAGCTGACAGTCCCACTTTATGGGATCCTTATCTCAGTGAatatttgagtgttttttttttcaactgaatgGGAGCAGCAATATTATCTATTCTAGTGAGTACATATTTATCCTGACATCATTTTGGGAAACAGTGCCCACTAGTGACCACATTGTTGTAAGAATAGAAATTTCTAGCTTGGCTTTAGCAAACAGTATGAAAATAACATTGCTTTTACCAAACAGGAAAACAATCATTTGCTACTTTTctcctgaaataatgtagcagaagccagcttaCAGACCTGAATGAGACCTAACTTCTGTCATACTAACTATAAAACCAGTGAGAAGGTGGATTGCATGGATATTGAGAACTTACTTAGAGTTCCATTtcttttcattaggcaaaaaggTTGATATTGGGGTCCCCCCTTAATTAAATCAATATAATTGCATCAATAACACTCTGTTGCTGGTAATAATCAGCAGGTTtccaatttagaaaataaaacaatgctACTCTTGTGCCTGTaaaatactttattaattattgttCCTTGGTATAACTGAGCATTCTGTTATTTTATTCATGAATTAAGTCTCCATTAGGGGGAactatattgttatattaaatgAATGAGGTTTTCTGCTATAATAGCTACTCCTACTAATTATCAATGTGGTTTACTGATCAGCTGCTTGTCAATAAAGCATATATAATTATTCCTAGGTAAGGTACAttgtacctttaaaggggaattccactaTAAAAATGCTTTTCGCCCtatgaaattaaaatgttaagCAGCTTCTAAATATACATTCCTTGCATATTTTCACTGgtcttaaagttatttataaacgTAATTGGTAtttaaagcagtgtctgtctggctgtttatataattagcactgctgattctgaaaaaagagaataaaagcagACCCACTTCAATATGATGGCAGTGCCAGTATTTTTATAAAGCATAACCTATAGGCTGGCTTATTGGCACTGTGCtgtgtaaataaaggataataataataggcactagtgatgggcgaatttattcgccaggcgcgaatttgcagcataTTTGCATCAAATTGTGAATCGTgattcaccacaaaaaaaatttgcactggcgcaaaaaaaaaaacgtgcgcCACcgccatttcgcaatttttttgctgtaTCGTGAATTacacaggaaattcacaaattcttcggcgaagtgaaatgccgcagattcgcccatcactaatatgcaCATATTAGTTGTGTTGAGGCCTTACCTGAGTACACGGTGGGCGGGATGTAGTGGGGCTGAAGCTCAGTGGCCCTGTTGCCCTTATATGTGAGCCAGCCCCATGCTAGAAGTGCAGCGGATGCATTTTGGAGGTGCTCACTCAGCACAGaacaaaatagaataatggaagGGGGGACTGCAGCTACAGACCAGATTAACACTGTGTGTTGTGAAAGCAGATCAGACAGAACAATAGAAAATGCTGGCGTATGTTTGTTCCTGATCCCAGACAATAGATTGAGGGATTGGTGCCATCAATGGCTGGGATATGTGGAGGATGGGGTTATCCCAGCCTGGGGACAGCAGGGAAACTGTCTGAAAAAGTGCACCTAAAATGGAATTTTGGCTTTTAACTAGTTCACTGCCAATCAGTTTTATgggaaagtctgaatttttttccctctcctgGATTCTCTGATTTAATTAATTAAGTATGGGGGATTTAACATGCTCCCTATATgttgtaacccacagcaaccaatcagcaggcagcagtTACTAATCTGTTGTTTGAAAGCAGAATCCTAATTGGTTGATCTGCAGGACATGGAGCAAACACTGTTCCCCTATAAAGTCTATATTAGTGGTTTACGGTATCTATCTGACCCCTGGCAGACGGTGGGGCACTTTGGCCAAAACTACCTGCTGCAGAGCCTTTCTAATTGTATGGGAAGTGGAGCAGGTTGCCTCAGACCCGCAATAAGGGGGCAGACACCACAAAGGGCATTTAGCAACCACACATAGAACCTTTGGTGTTTGCATGAAAAGTACCAATGatttattaatttgtatataattgtatGGAAAGTGGTGTCTCTCTGAccatttatattctctgcacacCTAGTTCTGACTACTGAGACAATagagcataaagctggccatagatgcaaagatccgatcgtacgaatcatcgtacgatcggactttcccatctcctgacccgccactaaccattcagatcaaagtcttaccagtcagattagttaaagaacagatcagcaatgttctgcccctgacagcaatcgtacgatatctatgtccaaccaaagctagtgacagtctcccactgaaaatcgtacgatcgccaatacacgcagagatattatcggcagcagacagaaattttctaacctgtccgatcgaccaaacgaccgatctccgccggacaaaaaatgtcgggactctccacacacggttcgaaaatcgtacgaatcctcgattcgtacgatcagatctttgcgtctatggccagctttagccagtTTATTAACAGACCAGAATCAGAGCTGGCCTTTACATTGTTACAGAACTGCTGTAACTAATAGAACCCTAGAGTTTAACTTGTACCTGAAACATGTGTGAGTTCAAATGTTAGTTTCCTACTAAAGGGACCAGGATGGTGTATTtgtttaaatcagaaaaaaagatgaCGCAATTGGTAACAGTCTATAGGATATGCTCAGAGCGCCCTCTGCTGAGTAATTACAAAGAGTATTATTAATCTCTTTCAATTTAAAtccataagggtaaggccagacgaggagattcggggagattttgtcgcctgacgacttatcaccacgtcttttgcgtgactatctccccgaactgcctcagcgttttttccccataggctacagcacaaaatcgcctgcgctaatgcacacgtggcgattcgttttcaacagtcgcccaaagttgcctaatgtgtgcattagcgcaggcgattttgtgctgtagcctatggggaaaaaaccgctgaggcagttcatggagatagtcacgcaaaagacgtggcgataagtcaccaggcgacaaaatctccccgaatctcctcgtctggccttaccctaagcaATCTTATAATCAGGGATGCATAGTAATGTTATCTTGATAAGGTTGCCAGtggatgctgagagttgtagtacaaTAATTAATCTGCCCATATGATGTAATGTTAGTTTTCAGACACAGCTGCAGTTCTCAGCACTATGAGATGATTAGTTATTATTTACAGTACCTATGATATGCCAATTCCTATACTGTCCATCACTTTACTCTGCCCATCACAGTCCCATTTGTCTGCTGTACTCAATAGGCCACATGTATCCAGACAGTCCAAAGTGGATCATTTCTTAGTCAGCCATTGGCTGACGATTAATAAAATACAACTTATTTCCTTTAGAATTGTTCCTCTTTGTTTAAAAACATAGAATCCAGAATCATTTTAAAGGGAATACTAATTTCTAAAAGTATACTCCTATTAATCTTCAGTGAAACGCATTGGCATGGGTCCTTCTAGTCAGAAAGCTTTTTTGGGCTTCCTATGTTGTGAACAGAggtggaagctgccatactgcattAATATGTACAATATAAACATCTAGGTGCGTGTAATGTCATAGTCATACAATACGTATGATCCTTTTAATCTATAAACGTAGcatgtgcatttatttattatcctTATAGCCCAAAGTTCCACATCCGTCCTCCCTATCTCACACACTTGGTCTTGGTGATTGAATGAGTTAATGCCATGTCAAGCAGCTCTGGCAACCTCTCCCCTTGTGCAAACACGTTCCTTTACACACTGCAACCCGGATCTGCCACCACCCGTTTCCACGTGAATGCCTGGAGCTCTCCTACCCCAAATCTTCTGCAGACTTTctctcctctctttctctctttaggCAACCACCAGGTAGTCTGGGCACCTGCACTCACAAGGTAAGTCTAACCCCAGTCAGCAACTCTGGAAGGGATGAGGGGCATGAGTCCAGATGAACTACTAGATTCTACCAGACAGATTTATTAGTGCCCTGGGCTGTAAAACTAAAGGGTGGAGGGTGTAGCAACTAATGAGTGCATTAGCTGAGATTGGAAATACCCTGTAAATATACCATACAGAAACACTGCAACTCTTCAtaacctgtataactcagccatgtgcctttatatggtcacagaacccctcagttacttctaatatacttataatttacagtagggggtacattatctcttataatacatgagtgatactcagaatttcctgtgtaactcagcctgcagccttgtgcctttatatggtcacagaacccctcagtgacttctaatatccttataatttacagtagggggtacattatcccttataatacatgagcctAATGACAAAATTCCGATTtgcctttatttaaaatgtttatcggctgtaaggtttttttttaatggctgcTTGTGACTGTTGAGGCAAAGTAGTAGAAGTCAGCGACTCATGATACACCTAGAGAGAGAGCTTTCAATCATggtaaaatcactgaaaatctgAAATGAATGGAATAGCTTTATTTGTAGGCCTCAGGGGATTACCGTGGGCTATCCTaggatagtctctgggaaaatTGAAGTGACTCCTCCTGGCCCAGTGTATTTGTATATTTAGGTTTGGGATGGACTTTTCATGTATATATGAGGAGACAGGTCTATATGTCAGGCTCTATCACACCCACAGACCCCAtcattgaatataaaagaattttAGAGATCAGGGATTCATATGGTTTACCTCTTTGCTGAGAAGTTGGTCAGTTCAGGTGCACATACCTCTTTATACTGGACTTGCACTACTACtgctttaaaatataacttttaataaatttgtcTCTAAAGACCCACCacttaaaaccaaaaaaatcacaacttaAAAAATTGTGTGTGGCACAGGACCAAAGGAAAAAGGGGTAAGCAAAGGGGTAAACAATATGAATGCATGATCTCTAGAATTCCCTTCGGGATGGACTTGCCATGTTGTTTTTTATTGGCAGTAAGCACAGTATGGGGGTAAAGCTTATTGTATACGCTGAGATTCCTTATCTCTATATCTGTATTTATCtacattagacagtacagtataagtgTATGGCTTTGGATACTCTTTGCACCCAACAGTCCTGTATATCCATTGATTTGGAgctgtcattatttatttggcTTAATGCATTCTAAATAGACAGTTGAAACAGGCATTTGCTGGGTATTGTGAGAGTTACAATGGGGTTGCAGGGCAGAGAGCAGGAATGGTGACCTGGCAGCTGCCTGGTATTTCTGTTACAGTAATTGGGCACAAAGCAAGCTCATTAGACACCATTGCTATAATCTCTTTAGCTCCCACACCCTGTTTAGGTCCAGAGGAACCACACCCTGTCCAGGTGAACAGACCACATGATGGGGGAAGTGTGAGTCAGGGACATGGAAGTGGATATGATGGACAATATCCTCCCTCTCCAGGATCTGCTGGGACAGTTATTTGCCTTTCCCTGGATCCTTTAACAACAAAGGGAGGGGAAGTGGGGCAAGAGTCACACTGGCTGTGTTTATTCACAATCCTTCTCATCTGTACACTCCATGCTTGGAAGGGTTTACTTAGTGGTAGGGAGGCAGAGGAGAAGCTTGTCCAGAAATTGTCCCGTGATTGTAAGAGGATTCTGGGACTGGTTGTTTAGCAACATCCGGCGGACTGTGGGCCTGTTTAtgtaagtatatactgtatgtgtgtgtgtctgtgtatatatagtgtaggTCGGGAGAA from the Xenopus laevis strain J_2021 chromosome 9_10L, Xenopus_laevis_v10.1, whole genome shotgun sequence genome contains:
- the cryba2.S gene encoding crystallin beta A2 S homeolog, which encodes MTSHPMETQGQWKMTVWEEENFQGKRCEFHLECPNIMERGFQRIRSIKVENGPWVGFEYPEFQGQQFILEKGDYPRWEAWSGNSGYRTEHLLSFRSVKSANHSDSKITIYEADNFQGRKFEICDDYPSLQAMGWCSKEVSSMKVNSGAWVAYQYPGYRGYQYVLERDRHTGEYRNYNEFSTQAPTNQIQSIRRVQH